A part of Candidatus Bathyarchaeota archaeon genomic DNA contains:
- a CDS encoding glycosyltransferase has product MLENYFEVVLIRSNPVLYEMRVLKIIRSLSRKYRLLVLGWDREGTHSSFEILEKLAPVKRFKMKAPYSKFHILLYYPLFWLWTFKNLLTYKPKIIHACDLDALVPGYFFKTLFSVKLVFDNFDRFAMAFIPPKYRLIYLAVNKIEDILAKNSDALIVVSDERKSSFGGYLPKYTEVIMNCPDFEGLEKTEDKPILEVDEPGVLTLVYAGAIAHDRGLILIGEAIKDLRDVRLILAGRVFDYTLIHLLKNSNVRYVGLLEATEVINLERIADVIPVLYDPSIPINRVASPNKLFEAMMLGVPVITNVCRDVVAEAHCGLIVDYDVEEVRNAIIRLKNDPSLRRKLGENGRRAFEQKYNWNLMEKRLLRLYDHILKANIS; this is encoded by the coding sequence ATGCTGGAAAATTATTTTGAAGTTGTGTTAATTAGGTCTAATCCCGTTTTATACGAAATGAGGGTTTTGAAGATCATTCGTTCTCTATCTAGAAAGTATAGGCTACTCGTTTTAGGATGGGATCGTGAAGGAACACATAGTTCTTTTGAGATTCTGGAGAAACTTGCGCCTGTAAAACGGTTTAAAATGAAAGCTCCTTATTCAAAGTTCCATATCTTATTATATTATCCGCTGTTTTGGTTGTGGACTTTTAAGAATTTGCTCACTTATAAACCAAAAATTATTCATGCATGCGATCTTGACGCATTAGTGCCAGGTTATTTTTTCAAAACATTATTTTCAGTCAAACTTGTTTTTGATAATTTTGATAGATTTGCTATGGCTTTCATTCCACCCAAGTATCGTCTTATCTACCTTGCTGTGAATAAAATTGAAGATATTTTGGCTAAAAATTCAGATGCGTTGATAGTGGTTTCAGATGAGCGTAAGTCTTCCTTTGGTGGATACCTGCCTAAATATACAGAGGTTATAATGAACTGTCCTGACTTTGAGGGATTGGAAAAAACTGAAGATAAACCGATTTTAGAAGTTGATGAACCTGGAGTTTTGACTCTGGTCTATGCTGGGGCTATAGCGCATGATAGAGGGCTAATTTTAATCGGTGAAGCTATTAAGGATTTAAGGGATGTGCGTCTAATCTTAGCCGGACGGGTTTTTGATTATACATTAATTCATTTGCTTAAAAACTCAAATGTTCGCTATGTCGGTTTGTTAGAAGCAACGGAGGTCATAAATTTAGAGAGAATAGCTGATGTAATCCCCGTTTTGTATGATCCTTCCATTCCAATAAATCGTGTTGCAAGTCCAAACAAGTTATTTGAGGCTATGATGCTAGGGGTTCCAGTAATAACTAATGTATGTAGGGATGTTGTGGCCGAGGCTCATTGCGGTTTAATCGTGGATTATGATGTGGAAGAAGTGCGAAATGCAATTATCCGTTTAAAAAATGATCCATCCCTTAGAAGGAAACTTGGCGAAAATGGAAGGCGAGCATTCGA
- a CDS encoding class I SAM-dependent methyltransferase, with protein MFWVYKSSKNIKEIVGINISRKELQKIDKRIACIVLGDAQRLPFKGSSFNVIVCKSTLHHLADPSKGILEMQRVLCEGGSVIFYESGALNPIAAIGRKFFPTDIHVRSERPFVPIVLKEMLGKARFNIVNEGYFFLFIHIFPILGKWVSFFRGTRFLKLLHRLMFCFVNRA; from the coding sequence GTGTTTTGGGTGTATAAATCCAGCAAAAACATCAAAGAGATTGTAGGGATTAACATTTCGCGCAAGGAGTTGCAGAAAATTGACAAAAGAATTGCTTGCATAGTACTTGGTGATGCGCAAAGGCTTCCATTTAAAGGTTCTAGTTTTAATGTTATTGTCTGTAAATCAACTCTGCATCATCTAGCTGATCCTAGCAAAGGAATTTTAGAAATGCAACGAGTTCTTTGTGAAGGTGGAAGCGTGATCTTTTATGAGTCTGGAGCCCTTAACCCTATTGCAGCGATCGGTCGTAAGTTTTTTCCAACAGATATTCATGTTCGTTCCGAAAGACCCTTTGTCCCGATCGTTTTAAAAGAAATGTTGGGCAAAGCGCGGTTCAATATCGTTAACGAGGGTTATTTCTTTTTATTTATTCACATATTCCCTATTTTGGGAAAGTGGGTATCCTTCTTTAGAGGTACCAGATTTTTAAAGCTGTTGCATCGTTTGATGTTTTGCTTTGTAAATCGGGCTTAA
- a CDS encoding glycosyltransferase, with protein sequence MFELVQLAKKQKGVYPKKASWRLHDLHSCDVMWIKLEMPVEVSIVIPIRDEKDSYISECLASLKETTFSGKFEVIVIKGGNRSQARNFGIKLARGEIIVFIDSDCKASRDWLSLLVSNLKQSSTLGGVGGINVSPSDDSILGKAVDLVFSSYLGSLGSASLHKPSKPKFVNALACINSAFWRKVLLETGGFDEEFELCEDTNLSYKVRALGYKLLLVPSICVEHHRRSTIKQFAKQFFLYGVGRMRSILTNRSYANKGAIVPFVGVLLFPFVAWFFPFIALVLLAIYLITILLKGLQAVIKMKEVRFLFLVPLLFVIEHSSYFIGMIYGIKKGKWKRKDAPCEIFYHWVSK encoded by the coding sequence GTGTTTGAGTTAGTTCAACTTGCTAAAAAACAAAAGGGAGTATACCCGAAGAAAGCTTCTTGGCGTTTACATGATCTTCATTCTTGCGACGTGATGTGGATCAAGTTGGAAATGCCGGTTGAGGTGAGCATTGTCATTCCGATAAGAGATGAAAAAGATTCGTATATCAGTGAATGTCTGGCGAGTTTGAAGGAGACAACTTTTTCGGGTAAATTTGAAGTGATAGTTATTAAGGGAGGAAATCGCTCTCAAGCCAGAAATTTTGGCATTAAGTTAGCGCGAGGTGAAATTATAGTATTTATAGATTCTGACTGTAAAGCATCCCGAGATTGGCTCTCTCTGCTCGTTAGCAATCTTAAGCAATCTTCGACTTTAGGAGGAGTAGGGGGTATAAATGTTTCTCCCTCCGATGATTCTATTCTTGGTAAGGCAGTTGATTTGGTTTTTTCGAGTTATTTGGGAAGTTTGGGTTCTGCTAGTCTCCATAAACCCTCAAAGCCCAAGTTTGTAAATGCTTTGGCTTGTATAAATAGCGCTTTTTGGCGGAAGGTTCTTTTAGAGACTGGGGGTTTTGATGAAGAGTTCGAACTTTGTGAAGATACAAATCTCAGTTATAAGGTGAGAGCATTGGGTTACAAGCTTCTACTTGTTCCATCGATTTGTGTAGAGCACCACCGCAGGAGCACAATTAAGCAATTTGCTAAACAGTTTTTCTTGTATGGAGTGGGGCGAATGAGGTCTATACTTACGAACAGGAGTTATGCGAATAAAGGGGCAATTGTTCCCTTTGTAGGAGTTCTTCTTTTTCCTTTTGTTGCGTGGTTTTTCCCTTTCATTGCGCTGGTGCTTTTAGCTATTTACTTAATCACTATATTGCTTAAAGGGTTGCAAGCCGTTATAAAAATGAAGGAAGTTCGTTTTTTATTTTTGGTTCCGCTTCTATTTGTCATAGAGCATTCGAGTTATTTTATCGGAATGATTTATGGTATTAAAAAGGGAAAATGGAAGAGAAAAGATGCACCGTGTGAAATATTCTACCATTGGGTCTCAAAGTGA